The following are encoded together in the Equus quagga isolate Etosha38 chromosome 15, UCLA_HA_Equagga_1.0, whole genome shotgun sequence genome:
- the LOC124226418 gene encoding HLA class I histocompatibility antigen, alpha chain G-like, whose product MTGPQFSLPLSVRFLRKPISVSAVPGYKVSTTLRGSNSPQTLRIRVMAPGTFLLLLSGTLTLTETWTGSHSMRYFSTAVSRPGRGESWYLEVGYVDDTQFLRFDSDAATPRMEPRAPWMKQEGPEYWERETRCAKGNAQTSPVNLNTLRGR is encoded by the exons ATGACGGGGCCCCAGTTCTCACTCCCATTGAGTGTCCGGTTTCTAAGGAAGCCCATCAGCGTGTCTGCGGTTCCTGGTTATAAAGTCTCCACCACCCTCCGGGGCTCAAATTCTCCTCAGACCCTAAGAATAAGGGTCATGGCGCCTGGAAccttcctgctgctgctctcGGGGACCCTGACCCTGACAGAGACCTGGACTG GCTCCCACTCCATGAGGTATTTCAGCACCGCCGTGTCCCGGCCCGGCCGCGGGGAGTCCTGGTACCTCGAAGTCGGCTACGTGGACGACACGCAGTTCCTGCGATTCGACAGCGACGCCGCGACTCCGAGGATGGAGCCGCGGGCGCCGTGGATGAAGCAGGAGGGGCCGGAGTATTGGGAGCGGGAGACGCGCTGCGCCAAGGGCAACGCACAAACTTCTCCAGTGAACCTGAACACCCTGCGCGGCCGGTGA
- the LOC124226416 gene encoding spliceosome RNA helicase DDX39B-like isoform X1 has protein sequence MEIFVDDETKLRLHGLQQCYMKLKDQEKNRKLFDLLDVLEFNESHPPSQTNTHTEPSGDLVKSVQRCIVLTQCLVEQNFPAIAIHRGMLQEERLSRYQQFKYFQRRILVPTNLFSRGKDMEQVNIAFNCDMPEDSDTHLHQLNGRRKGLTHPFWNVTAVSLQEMTPG, from the exons ATGGAGATCTTCGTGGATGATGAGACAAAGCTGAGGCTGCATGGGTTGCAGCAGTGCTACATGAAACTGAAGGATCAGGAGAAGAACCGGAAGCTCTTTGACCTTCTGGATGTCCTTGAGTTCAATGAG TCACACCCACCCtcacagacaaacacacacacagaaccgAGTGGTGATCTGGTGAAGTCTGTGCAGCGTTGCATTGTCCTCACCCAGTGCCTGGTGGAGCAGAACTTCCCAGCCATTGCCATCCACCGAGGGATGCTCCAGGAGGAGAG GCTTTCTCGGTATcaacagtttaaatattttcaacGACGAATTCTTGTGCCTACCAACCTATTCAGCCGAGGCAAGGACATGGAGCAGGTGAACATTGCCTTTAACTGTGACATGCCTGAGGATTCTGACACCCACCTGCATCAG TTGAACGGACGCCGTAAAGGACTTACCCACCCATTCTGGAATGTGACAGCTGTCTCTCTTCAGGAGATGACACCGGGGTAG
- the LOC124226416 gene encoding spliceosome RNA helicase DDX39B-like isoform X2 produces the protein MEIFVDDETKLRLHGLQQCYMKLKDQEKNRKLFDLLDVLEFNESHPPSQTNTHTEPSGDLVKSVQRCIVLTQCLVEQNFPAIAIHRGMLQEESRGKDMEQVNIAFNCDMPEDSDTHLHQLNGRRKGLTHPFWNVTAVSLQEMTPG, from the exons ATGGAGATCTTCGTGGATGATGAGACAAAGCTGAGGCTGCATGGGTTGCAGCAGTGCTACATGAAACTGAAGGATCAGGAGAAGAACCGGAAGCTCTTTGACCTTCTGGATGTCCTTGAGTTCAATGAG TCACACCCACCCtcacagacaaacacacacacagaaccgAGTGGTGATCTGGTGAAGTCTGTGCAGCGTTGCATTGTCCTCACCCAGTGCCTGGTGGAGCAGAACTTCCCAGCCATTGCCATCCACCGAGGGATGCTCCAGGAGGAGAG CCGAGGCAAGGACATGGAGCAGGTGAACATTGCCTTTAACTGTGACATGCCTGAGGATTCTGACACCCACCTGCATCAG TTGAACGGACGCCGTAAAGGACTTACCCACCCATTCTGGAATGTGACAGCTGTCTCTCTTCAGGAGATGACACCGGGGTAG